The following proteins are co-located in the Mobula birostris isolate sMobBir1 chromosome 26, sMobBir1.hap1, whole genome shotgun sequence genome:
- the borcs8 gene encoding BLOC-1-related complex subunit 8 isoform X1, with the protein MEESELQLRVRRVTDKFTESMYFLANEPSVALYRLQEHVRRSLPELVQHKTDMQGVEEQCQGAIYTVEYACSAVKSMSNSAAYFTNIEGLLRQAISIKDQMSSLQSRSSIVTQAVPETPFSSS; encoded by the exons ATGGAGGAGTCGGAGCTACAGCTGCGGGTTCGGCGGG TTACAGATAAATTCACTGAGAGCATGTACTTTCTGGCTAACGAGCCATCAGTTGCCCTCTACCGTCTCCAGGAGCACGTCCGCCGGTCTCTTCCTGAACTGGTACAGCACAAG ACAGACATGCAGGGCGTAGAAGAACAGTGTCAGGGAGCGATATACACCGTTGAGTACGCCTGCAG TGCAGTGAAGAGTATGTCAAACAGTGCGGCCTATTTCACCAACATCGAGGGGCTGCTGCGACAAGCCATCAGCATCAAGGACCAGATGAGCTCTTTACAGAGCCGCAG TTCCATTGTTACACAGGCAGTTCCTGAAACTCCCTTCTCTTCTTCCTGA
- the borcs8 gene encoding BLOC-1-related complex subunit 8 isoform X2, with product MEESELQLRVRRVTDKFTESMYFLANEPSVALYRLQEHVRRSLPELVQHKTDMQGVEEQCQGAIYTVEYACSAVKSMSNSAAYFTNIEGLLRQAISIKDQMSSLQSRSVGWCIQ from the exons ATGGAGGAGTCGGAGCTACAGCTGCGGGTTCGGCGGG TTACAGATAAATTCACTGAGAGCATGTACTTTCTGGCTAACGAGCCATCAGTTGCCCTCTACCGTCTCCAGGAGCACGTCCGCCGGTCTCTTCCTGAACTGGTACAGCACAAG ACAGACATGCAGGGCGTAGAAGAACAGTGTCAGGGAGCGATATACACCGTTGAGTACGCCTGCAG TGCAGTGAAGAGTATGTCAAACAGTGCGGCCTATTTCACCAACATCGAGGGGCTGCTGCGACAAGCCATCAGCATCAAGGACCAGATGAGCTCTTTACAGAGCCGCAG TGTTGGATGGTGTATTCAGTGA
- the borcs8 gene encoding BLOC-1-related complex subunit 8 isoform X3 produces MEESELQLRVRRVTDKFTESMYFLANEPSVALYRLQEHVRRSLPELVQHKTDMQGVEEQCQGAIYTVEYACSAVKSMSNSAAYFTNIEGLLRQAISIKDQMSSLQSRRH; encoded by the exons ATGGAGGAGTCGGAGCTACAGCTGCGGGTTCGGCGGG TTACAGATAAATTCACTGAGAGCATGTACTTTCTGGCTAACGAGCCATCAGTTGCCCTCTACCGTCTCCAGGAGCACGTCCGCCGGTCTCTTCCTGAACTGGTACAGCACAAG ACAGACATGCAGGGCGTAGAAGAACAGTGTCAGGGAGCGATATACACCGTTGAGTACGCCTGCAG TGCAGTGAAGAGTATGTCAAACAGTGCGGCCTATTTCACCAACATCGAGGGGCTGCTGCGACAAGCCATCAGCATCAAGGACCAGATGAGCTCTTTACAGAGCCGCAG gcattga
- the tmem221 gene encoding transmembrane protein 221 translates to MQRSVGRTPETSGTVHLSPDRCLAVLLSLAALAALMTVPPASLLLQPPGSQLSPLPAATTRLLRPVARGLASLSVSLHLCCLLLALLHGHLAADGHPDRAGWLLLNSRCSRQLALSAFCLGVTAYLAALCIHMLLEFEKESAIASASILGAGVLGVGIIIIQVLVKACRGGRNRYPEAAATLFENSCPSGGRYPEPERLDHVEEEGSSHVPAFHRETAYERYREKKAFYVATSASRDGYGRSQAQPAARGLPSAESWDGVTHEMRRVLSRKGTVCRRDSTLV, encoded by the exons ATGCAGCGGAGCGTCGGGAGGACGCCGGAGACCTCGGGCACCGTGCATCTGTCGCCGGATCGCTGCCTGGCCGTCCTCTTGTCGCTCGCAGCTCTGGCCGCGCTCATGACTGTGCCGCCCGCCTCTCTCCTGCTGCAGCCACCGGGATCCCAGCTGTCGCCCCTGCCCGCAGCTACCACGCGTCTGCTGCGCCCTGTCGCCCGGGGACTCGCCTCTCTGTCCGTGTCGCTGCACTTGTGCTGCCTGCTCCTCGCTCTGCTGCACGGGCACCTGGCGGCCGACGGACACCCGGACAG GGCTGGTTGGCTTCTCCTGAACAGCCGATGTTCTCGACAGCTGGCTCTCTCTGCGTTCTGTCTGGGCGTCACTGCATATTTAGCAG CCCTCTGCATCCACATGCTGCTGGAGTTTGAGAAGGAGAGTGCAATTGCGAGCGCCAGTATCCTGGGCGCAGGAGTACTGGGAGTTGGCATTATCATCATCCAGGTACTGGTGAAGGCCTGTCGAGGGGGCAGGAACAGGTATCCAGAGGCAGCTGCCACTTTGTTTGAGAACAGCTGCCCATCAGGCGGCAGGTACCCGGAGCCCGAGCGTCTGGACCACGTAGAGGAAGAGGGGTCATCACACGTGCCTGCCTTCCACAGGGAGACAGCCTACGAGCGTTACCGGGAGAAGAAGGCCTTCTATGTAGCCACGTCTGCCAGCAGGGATGGGTACGGGCGCTCGCAGGCACAGCCAGCTGCACGCGGTCTGCCGTCTGCTGAATCCTGGGATGGAGTCACCCACGAAATGAGGCGAGTGCTGTCCCGTAAGGGAACGGTGTGCAGGAGGGACTCAACGCTGGTCTGA